The following proteins come from a genomic window of Musa acuminata AAA Group cultivar baxijiao chromosome BXJ1-7, Cavendish_Baxijiao_AAA, whole genome shotgun sequence:
- the LOC135583389 gene encoding cysteine-rich receptor-like protein kinase 43 produces the protein MTKPKKFLERLFKPFVAGRKKEGREEKELEAIAAKEQKAFRYEALAAATRNFDPKQKLGEGGFGSVFKGRLEDGREVAVKRLGWGSRQGAREFMNEALLLSRVQHKNLVNLHGYCAHANEKLLVYEYVPNESLDKLLFLEEEGNWKRMQLDWRRRFQVIAGVARGLLYLHEDAHTTIIHRDIKASNILLDGGWVPKIADFGLARLFPEDQSDVKTRVVGTNGYMAPEYVMRGSLSTKVDVFSFGVVVLELISGLKNSAFARISDPEASSLLEWAWKLYNEGRSLELLDPALKSTADAEQVALCVQLGLLCVQSDPKQRPDMKRVVIVLSKKPRTLEEPTRPGTPAFSYPRFDGTRGSVYSSGESSSTVNSASTAATTSTTITVNRSSHREQRFARR, from the exons ATGACGAAACCTAAGAAATTCCTAGAGCGCCTCTTCAAGCCCTTTGTCGCCGGCCGTAAAAAAG AGGGGAGAGAGGAGAAGGAACTGGAGGCGATCGCGGCCAAGGAGCAGAAGGCGTTCCGGTACGAGGCGCTGGCGGCGGCCACCCGCAATTTCGATCCCAAGCAGAAGCTAGGCGAAGGCGGGTTCGGCTCCGTATTCAAG GGGCGACTGGAGGACGGGCGGGAAGTGGCGGTGAAGCGGCTGGGGTGGGGGTCACGGCAGGGGGCGAGGGAGTTCATGAATGAGGCGTTGCTGCTATCGAGGGTGCAACACAAGAACTTGGTGAACCTCCATGGATACTGCGCCCACGCCAACGAGAAGCTCCTCGTCTACGAGTACGTCCCCAACGAGAGTCTCGACAAGCTCCTGTTCTTGG AAGAAGAGGGTAACTGGAAGAGGATGCAGTTGGACTGGAGGCGAAGGTTCCAGGTGATAGCTGGGGTGGCCCGGGGGCTGCTGTACCTGCACGAAGACGCGCACACCACCATCATACACCGCGACATCAAGGCCAGCAACATCCTGTTGGACGGCGGGTGGGTCCCCAAGATCGCCGACTTCGGATTGGCCCGGCTCTTCCCCGAGGACCAGAGTGATGTCAAGACCCGCGTCGTCGGCACCAACGGCTACATGGCGCCGGAGTACGTCATGCGCGGCTCGCTCTCCACCAAGGTCGACGTCTTCAGCTTCGGCGTCGTGGTCCTCGAGCTCATCTCGGGCCTGAAGAACTCCGCGTTTGCTCGAATCTCCGACCCGGAAGCGAGCAGCCTTCTTGAATGG GCTTGGAAGCTTTACAACGAGGGACGGAGTCTGGAGCTGCTGGATCCTGCTCTGAAATCGACGGCGGACGCAGAGCAAGTCGCATTGTGTGTTCAGCTCGGGCTGCTCTGCGTCCAGTCTGACCCCAAGCAGCGGCCAGACATGAAGCGTGTCGTGATCGTTCTCTCCAAGAAGCCAAGAACACTCGAGGAGCCCACCAGGCCTGGGACCCCTGCATTCAGTTATCCAAGATTCGATGGAACCCGCGGCTCCGTCTACTCTTCCGGTGAATCTTCCTCTACCGTGAACTCCGCCTCAACCGCTGCCACCACCTCAACCACCATCACCGTAAATCGATCATCGCACCGGGAGCAGCGCTTCGCGCGACGATAG
- the LOC103991504 gene encoding uncharacterized protein LOC103991504 isoform X2 has protein sequence MSSKRGKMAGPCGRCSRRPCGPPRQLIFSGFSFSLMLRIVGIHVLEAPVLHPAAEGLFNFVIGWTLLFAPVLYTDHRRDRYSGSLDVLWGFQMFLTNTFLIPYMAIRLNDMDVKHSYNKLSQLGSLMTKGSSIVGAIGGTVCVASALWTFFGRPDAAFGGIADRWDFLLRYVGSERLAYAFIWDIGLYTMFQPWLIGDNLHNVKKSSVSIVSNLRFIPVLGLVAYTLCLEDDKSIS, from the exons ATGAGCAGCAAGCGTGGGAAGATGGCCGGCCCCTGCGGCAGGTGCAGCAGGCGGCCTTGTGGGCCGCCGAGGCAGCTTATATTCTCTGGCTTTTCCTTCTCCCTTATGCTCCG TATAGTTGGCATTCATGTACTTGAAGCACCAGTGCTGCATCCT GCCGCTGAAGGTTTGTTCAACTTTGTCATTGGGTGGACACTTTTGTTTGCCCCAGTGCTATATACGGATCACCGGAGAGACAGATACAGTGGATCCCTAGATGTCTTATGGGGCTTTCAGATGTTCCTCACAAACA ctTTTTTGATACCTTACATGGCGATCCGCCTCAATGACATGGATGTGAAGCACTCCTACAATAAGTTGTCTCAATTAGGTTCATTGATGACCAAGGGTTCATCAATCGTTGGTGCAATTGGTGGAACAGTCTGTGTAGCATCAGCGCTTTGGACTTTCTTTGGCCGTCCTGATGCTGCGTTCGGTGGCATTGCAGACCGGTGGGACTTTTTGCTGCGATATGTTGGATCAGAGAGGCTTGCTTATGCCTTTATATGGGATATTGGCCTTTACACGATGTTTCAGCCTTGGCTGATAGGTGACAACCTCCACAACGTGAAGAAAAGCAGTGTGAGCATCGTGAGTAATCTAAGATTTATTCCTGTTCTGGGTTTGGTTGCCTACACTTTGTGTTTAGAAGATGACAAGAGCATTAGCTAA
- the LOC103991504 gene encoding uncharacterized protein LOC103991504 isoform X1, whose translation MAWRLILCSRSSNSWIYPPALLYSHSLPRPAASAREREGRDGLKVSGRSHHRRSACLIACRAKKRSGMVEDEQQAWEDGRPLRQVQQAALWAAEAAYILWLFLLPYAPGDPIWAIKSTTINDLVGLSLNFFFFLPWMNAVGIHVLEAPVLHPAAEGLFNFVIGWTLLFAPVLYTDHRRDRYSGSLDVLWGFQMFLTNTFLIPYMAIRLNDMDVKHSYNKLSQLGSLMTKGSSIVGAIGGTVCVASALWTFFGRPDAAFGGIADRWDFLLRYVGSERLAYAFIWDIGLYTMFQPWLIGDNLHNVKKSSVSIVSNLRFIPVLGLVAYTLCLEDDKSIS comes from the exons atggcaTGGAGACTTATTCTATGTAGTAGAAGCAGCAACAGCTGGATTTATCCTCCTGCACTGCTATACTCGCATTCTTTACCGAGACCAGCAGCGTCAGCCAGGGAAAGAGAGGGTCGAGATGGGCTAAAGGTGTCCGGAAGAAGCCACCATCGACGATCTGCTTGCCTAATTGCATGCCGAGCCAAGAAAAGAAGTGGCATGGTTGAGGATGAGCAGCAAGCGTGGGAAGATGGCCGGCCCCTGCGGCAGGTGCAGCAGGCGGCCTTGTGGGCCGCCGAGGCAGCTTATATTCTCTGGCTTTTCCTTCTCCCTTATGCTCCG GGTGACCCAATATGGGCGATTAAATCCACAACAATAAATGACCTTGTGGGACTGTCTCtcaacttcttcttttttctgCCATGGATGAATGCTG TTGGCATTCATGTACTTGAAGCACCAGTGCTGCATCCT GCCGCTGAAGGTTTGTTCAACTTTGTCATTGGGTGGACACTTTTGTTTGCCCCAGTGCTATATACGGATCACCGGAGAGACAGATACAGTGGATCCCTAGATGTCTTATGGGGCTTTCAGATGTTCCTCACAAACA ctTTTTTGATACCTTACATGGCGATCCGCCTCAATGACATGGATGTGAAGCACTCCTACAATAAGTTGTCTCAATTAGGTTCATTGATGACCAAGGGTTCATCAATCGTTGGTGCAATTGGTGGAACAGTCTGTGTAGCATCAGCGCTTTGGACTTTCTTTGGCCGTCCTGATGCTGCGTTCGGTGGCATTGCAGACCGGTGGGACTTTTTGCTGCGATATGTTGGATCAGAGAGGCTTGCTTATGCCTTTATATGGGATATTGGCCTTTACACGATGTTTCAGCCTTGGCTGATAGGTGACAACCTCCACAACGTGAAGAAAAGCAGTGTGAGCATCGTGAGTAATCTAAGATTTATTCCTGTTCTGGGTTTGGTTGCCTACACTTTGTGTTTAGAAGATGACAAGAGCATTAGCTAA